The Bernardetia litoralis DSM 6794 genome includes a window with the following:
- a CDS encoding cation:proton antiporter, with protein MLLNIPPILTDVVVILALAIPVILVLHKMRLPSIVGFLLTGVIAGPYVLKLVTSQEHIDILAEIGVILLLFTIGMEFSLPNLIRIRKAVFVAGSLQLILTTVVFALITYFGTIDYWPIAIFYGFLSTLSSTAIVLKLLQMRGEMGSPHGQIILAILIFQDIAVVPMMLVMPILAGLADNVLQEVFLMIAKTAAVLAFLVLISKFVLKPFLNLIVMTKSKELFISTIVVICFSVAYLTSLAGLSLALGAFLAGLVMSESDYSHDATSYILPFKEIFTSIFFISIGMLMDIHFLWYNLVEILLLTLMSVVVQAFLAFWAVKALKVTAKTAIMVGLSICQIGEFAFILAKSGTDIGLMPIELYQYFLSTSVLSMAIAPILIMNSKHIAHFLIYKLPKPKMVSNWAAKRVRLPEFLQEFKDKNLEDHIVIIGFGYNGKTIAKAAYLSNIPFIIIETDPKKVKKDSLYRKNILFGDAMNEEVQHQVHFEKARIVVITITDIEIVKVLTHKIKYYNPEVGILVRNKRAKDIAAIEKAGADVVVTDELETNLELFTQALQYYYLPQSEVYSLISKIKEELSEE; from the coding sequence ATGCTTCTTAATATACCCCCTATCTTAACAGATGTAGTTGTTATTTTAGCTCTTGCTATTCCTGTTATCTTAGTTTTGCATAAAATGCGTTTGCCTAGTATTGTTGGTTTTTTGCTAACAGGTGTAATTGCAGGACCTTATGTTTTGAAACTCGTAACTAGCCAAGAACACATTGATATTTTAGCAGAGATTGGAGTTATTTTGCTTCTTTTTACTATTGGAATGGAGTTTTCTCTTCCCAATCTTATACGTATCAGAAAGGCTGTTTTTGTAGCAGGTTCGCTTCAACTTATTCTGACGACAGTAGTTTTTGCTCTTATTACTTATTTTGGAACGATTGATTATTGGCCTATTGCTATTTTTTATGGTTTTCTTTCTACACTTAGTAGTACAGCTATTGTTTTGAAACTCTTACAAATGCGTGGTGAAATGGGAAGCCCTCATGGACAGATTATTCTTGCTATTTTGATTTTTCAAGATATTGCTGTTGTTCCGATGATGCTAGTGATGCCTATTTTGGCTGGTTTGGCTGATAATGTTTTGCAAGAAGTATTTTTGATGATTGCAAAAACGGCTGCTGTTTTAGCTTTTTTAGTATTGATTTCAAAATTTGTACTGAAGCCTTTTTTAAATCTCATTGTGATGACAAAGAGTAAAGAACTTTTCATTTCTACTATTGTTGTCATTTGTTTTTCAGTTGCTTACTTGACTTCTTTAGCTGGACTTTCATTGGCTTTAGGAGCTTTTTTAGCTGGGCTCGTTATGTCAGAATCAGATTATTCTCACGATGCAACAAGTTATATTTTACCTTTTAAAGAAATTTTTACAAGTATCTTCTTTATTTCTATTGGAATGTTGATGGATATTCATTTTTTATGGTATAATCTTGTTGAAATTCTTTTACTTACATTGATGAGTGTTGTTGTTCAAGCATTTTTAGCTTTTTGGGCTGTAAAGGCTTTAAAAGTAACAGCTAAAACAGCTATTATGGTGGGGCTTTCAATTTGTCAGATAGGAGAGTTTGCTTTTATCCTTGCCAAATCAGGTACTGATATTGGACTGATGCCTATTGAATTGTATCAATATTTTCTTTCTACTTCTGTTTTATCGATGGCAATAGCACCTATTTTAATAATGAACTCTAAACATATAGCTCATTTCTTAATTTATAAATTACCTAAACCAAAAATGGTCAGTAATTGGGCTGCTAAAAGAGTGCGATTACCTGAGTTTTTACAAGAATTTAAAGACAAGAATTTAGAAGACCATATTGTAATAATAGGTTTTGGATATAATGGAAAAACGATTGCAAAGGCTGCCTATTTATCAAATATTCCTTTTATTATTATTGAAACTGACCCTAAGAAAGTCAAAAAAGATAGTTTGTACAGAAAAAATATTTTGTTTGGTGATGCTATGAATGAAGAAGTTCAGCATCAGGTTCATTTTGAAAAAGCTCGTATAGTTGTGATTACCATAACAGATATAGAAATTGTAAAAGTACTAACTCACAAAATAAAATATTATAATCCAGAAGTAGGTATTTTAGTCCGAAACAAAAGAGCTAAAGATATTGCAGCTATCGAAAAAGCAGGTGCAGATGTCGTCGTAACTGATGAATTAGAAACTAATTTAGAGCTTTTTACACAAGCTCTACAATATTATTATTTGCCTCAAAGTGAAGTTTATAGTTTAATTTCTAAAATTAAAGAAGAACTGAGTGAGGAATAA
- a CDS encoding SufE family protein, with the protein MKNTILQKEKELIENFSLLEEWENKYEYILDYSKKMPLISEQLKTEDNLVKGCQSKVWLHATIEEGIIRYFADSDAEIPKGLTAMLIEILNNNTQENIIKSEITFLKEAEIIYHLSPNRVKGINSVIARMKELAKMIQNDAIHQEVYQ; encoded by the coding sequence ATGAAAAATACAATCTTACAGAAAGAAAAAGAACTAATTGAAAATTTCTCTTTATTAGAAGAATGGGAAAACAAATATGAGTATATTTTAGATTATTCTAAAAAAATGCCTTTGATTTCAGAACAACTAAAGACAGAAGATAACTTAGTAAAAGGTTGTCAATCTAAAGTTTGGTTGCATGCAACCATTGAAGAAGGAATTATTCGTTATTTTGCAGATTCAGATGCAGAAATCCCAAAAGGATTGACTGCCATGTTAATAGAAATATTAAACAACAATACTCAAGAAAATATCATAAAAAGTGAAATCACTTTTTTAAAAGAAGCAGAAATTATTTATCATCTTTCTCCAAATAGAGTGAAAGGAATAAATTCAGTAATTGCTAGAATGAAAGAACTGGCTAAAATGATACAAAATGATGCAATACATCAAGAAGTATATCAGTAA
- the aceB gene encoding malate synthase A: protein MSNTKSELQAKLEVKGNVTPEFEKILTPEALVFLAELHQKFDARRHELLEKRNQKQAEIDKGNMPTLLAETKHIREDKTWKVAPIPQDLQDRRVEITGPVERKMMINALNSGANIFMADFEDSSSPTWQNAVQGQINCYDAIRKTITFHDAKKNKDYKLNEETAVLLVRPRGWHLDEKNLLIDGNPISGGLFDFGLYVFHNAKELMNRGSGAYFYLPKIESHLEARLWNDAFVFAENYLDIPVGTFKATVLLETIMASFEIEEILYELKDHMAGINAGRWDYIFSAIKKFRNVVKNPLPDRGQITMTVPFMKAYTELLVKACHTRGAHAIGGMSAFIPTRHDEEINKQAFEKVRKDKEREANDGFDGSWVAHPDLVKVAKDVFDAKFGDKPNQKERLREDVNIEEMVKELTNFDIEGGTITDAGVRMNFNVGIRYIASWLDGVGAAAIFNLMEDAATAEISRTQLWQWLNNPNAKLTDETAITEDYLRKCMEEEYQSIKDEAATYKGFDFENSKFPKAKELMEGLVFTKEYKDFLTTEAYHLL, encoded by the coding sequence ATGTCTAATACAAAATCTGAACTCCAAGCAAAATTGGAAGTGAAAGGGAATGTTACGCCCGAATTTGAGAAAATACTAACGCCTGAAGCACTTGTTTTTTTGGCAGAATTACATCAAAAGTTTGATGCTCGTCGTCATGAATTATTAGAAAAAAGAAATCAAAAACAAGCCGAAATTGATAAAGGAAATATGCCTACTCTCTTAGCAGAGACAAAGCATATAAGAGAAGACAAGACATGGAAAGTAGCTCCCATTCCACAAGATTTACAGGATAGAAGAGTAGAAATTACAGGCCCCGTAGAAAGAAAAATGATGATAAATGCACTAAATTCAGGTGCAAATATTTTCATGGCAGATTTTGAAGATTCTAGCTCTCCGACGTGGCAAAATGCTGTTCAAGGTCAGATAAATTGTTATGATGCTATTCGCAAAACAATTACTTTTCATGATGCAAAAAAAAATAAAGATTATAAATTGAATGAGGAAACAGCTGTTTTATTAGTTCGCCCTCGTGGTTGGCATCTTGATGAAAAGAATTTATTGATTGATGGAAATCCGATTTCAGGTGGTCTTTTCGATTTTGGTTTGTATGTTTTTCATAATGCAAAAGAGCTTATGAATCGTGGGTCTGGTGCTTATTTCTATCTTCCAAAAATAGAATCTCATTTGGAGGCTCGCCTTTGGAATGATGCTTTTGTTTTTGCAGAAAACTATCTTGATATTCCTGTCGGAACGTTCAAAGCAACTGTTCTTTTAGAAACTATCATGGCTTCTTTTGAGATTGAAGAAATTCTTTACGAACTCAAAGACCACATGGCAGGAATCAATGCAGGGCGTTGGGATTATATTTTTTCAGCCATCAAAAAATTCAGAAATGTAGTTAAAAATCCATTACCTGACCGTGGTCAAATTACAATGACAGTTCCATTTATGAAGGCTTACACTGAACTTTTGGTAAAAGCCTGTCATACACGAGGCGCACATGCGATTGGTGGAATGTCGGCTTTCATACCGACAAGACACGACGAAGAAATTAATAAACAAGCCTTTGAAAAAGTGCGAAAAGACAAAGAACGAGAAGCCAATGATGGTTTTGATGGTTCTTGGGTTGCTCATCCAGATTTGGTAAAAGTAGCAAAAGATGTTTTTGATGCTAAATTTGGTGATAAACCAAACCAAAAAGAGCGTTTGAGAGAAGATGTAAATATAGAAGAAATGGTAAAAGAACTTACCAATTTTGATATTGAAGGTGGAACAATTACTGACGCAGGTGTCAGAATGAATTTTAATGTTGGCATTCGTTATATTGCTTCTTGGCTTGATGGAGTTGGTGCAGCAGCTATTTTTAATCTCATGGAAGATGCAGCAACAGCCGAAATTTCAAGAACACAGCTTTGGCAATGGCTCAATAATCCAAATGCAAAATTAACAGATGAAACTGCTATTACAGAAGATTATTTGAGAAAATGTATGGAAGAAGAGTATCAATCTATAAAAGATGAAGCTGCAACCTACAAAGGTTTTGACTTCGAAAACTCAAAATTTCCAAAAGCAAAAGAGCTTATGGAAGGGTTAGTATTTACAAAAGAGTACAAAGATTTTCTTACAACAGAAGCCTATCATTTATTATAA
- a CDS encoding ATP-binding protein, whose amino-acid sequence MDKGISFLEDNKINLDYVKNTNQDLQKDYFTGNLSLLIGKTTKDKKEIHLNLNSNKYNNAHMAVAGSTGTGKTRFAFHLLSEISKVSNHKVNFIYLDFKGVKGEDVNRFTPFFEQTQTNFIDIPTTKFPINPLSFIDNINEVQKKMGIDKFTDIICKYSNLGVKQKGNLREATMNAFNEKKHGEYPTISEITEKLYEIIGEKLDSLTEIMNALSRYEIFKAQKEKHKSFLNENTYLSLSSDLPNPLRFTSLFLIINYIHNVFMNMEDTPVDENGFKAMRYVVLIDEAHVVFKEKKYQEILQTMLREIRSKGVSIIMLSQGLDEFNQPSFDFSEMCEISILLGIKDKNNRKAINKFMGVSEKEGIKVMRSLEKISKGEAIANIKEGIEGFSKGDLFDIKQFSS is encoded by the coding sequence TTGGATAAAGGAATTAGCTTTTTAGAAGACAATAAAATAAACCTTGACTATGTAAAAAATACTAATCAAGACTTACAGAAAGATTATTTCACAGGTAATTTGAGCTTGTTAATAGGAAAAACAACAAAAGATAAAAAAGAAATTCATCTAAATCTTAATTCTAATAAGTACAACAACGCACACATGGCTGTGGCAGGAAGTACAGGAACAGGAAAAACTCGTTTTGCCTTTCATTTACTTTCAGAAATTAGTAAAGTTTCTAATCACAAAGTTAATTTTATCTATTTAGACTTTAAGGGAGTAAAAGGCGAGGATGTAAATCGATTTACTCCATTTTTTGAGCAGACTCAAACTAATTTTATAGATATTCCTACTACTAAATTTCCAATAAATCCACTTTCTTTTATTGATAACATCAATGAAGTTCAAAAGAAAATGGGAATAGATAAGTTTACAGATATTATTTGTAAGTATTCTAATTTAGGTGTTAAACAAAAAGGAAATTTGAGAGAAGCAACTATGAATGCTTTTAACGAAAAAAAACATGGGGAGTATCCCACAATTTCAGAAATAACAGAAAAACTTTATGAAATTATAGGAGAAAAATTAGATTCACTAACTGAAATAATGAATGCCCTTAGTAGGTATGAAATATTTAAAGCACAGAAAGAAAAGCATAAATCTTTTCTAAATGAAAACACTTACCTATCTTTATCTAGTGATTTGCCCAATCCTTTACGATTTACTTCCTTGTTCTTAATAATCAATTATATCCATAATGTATTTATGAATATGGAAGATACACCAGTAGATGAAAATGGATTTAAAGCTATGCGTTATGTGGTTTTGATAGATGAAGCACATGTTGTGTTCAAAGAAAAGAAATATCAAGAAATTCTCCAAACAATGTTAAGAGAAATTCGCTCAAAAGGAGTTTCTATTATTATGCTTTCACAAGGTTTAGACGAATTTAACCAACCTTCATTTGATTTTTCTGAAATGTGTGAGATTTCTATTTTGTTAGGAATAAAAGACAAAAATAATAGAAAAGCGATTAATAAGTTTATGGGGGTAAGTGAAAAAGAAGGAATTAAGGTTATGCGAAGCCTTGAAAAAATCAGCAAAGGAGAAGCGATAGCAAATATAAAAGAAGGTATAGAAGGCTTTTCGAAAGGAGATTTATTTGATATTAAACAGTTTAGTTCTTGA
- the aceA gene encoding isocitrate lyase, which yields MSKTNGTSNKFAHRSAAELENDWKTSPRWKGITRDYTGEDVAKLRGSVKVEHTLGRMGSERLWDLINNEPYVNSLGAISGNQAVQQVKAGLKAIYMSGWQVAADGNNAGQMYPDQSLYPADSVPKMVTRVNNALLRADQIENAEGESSVHWLAPIVADAEAGFGGVLNAFELMKGMIEAGAAGVHFEDQLSSAKKCGHMGGKVLVPTKEAVQKLKAARLAADVLDVPTVLIARTDANGSFLITSDIDEVDAPFISDEPRTSEGFFVLKGGIEAAVARGLAYAPYADVVWCETGKPDVEEARYFAEKIHEQFPGKLLAYNCSPSFNWTANLDKDTIASFQKQLGEMGYKYQFVTLAGFHSLNMGMYELASKYKTEGMAAYSRLQDKEFDYEEKGYTGTKHQRFVGAGYFDQVAQAIVGEGLSTAALKGSTEEEQFHEAK from the coding sequence ATGTCTAAGACAAACGGAACTTCGAACAAATTCGCTCACAGAAGCGCAGCAGAATTAGAAAACGATTGGAAAACATCTCCACGTTGGAAAGGCATTACTAGAGATTATACAGGAGAAGATGTAGCTAAATTGCGTGGTTCAGTAAAAGTAGAACATACTTTAGGGCGCATGGGTTCTGAGCGTTTATGGGATCTTATAAATAATGAACCTTATGTAAATTCTTTGGGAGCAATCTCTGGAAACCAAGCTGTACAACAAGTAAAAGCTGGTTTGAAAGCAATTTATATGAGTGGCTGGCAAGTAGCAGCAGATGGAAACAATGCTGGACAAATGTACCCAGACCAAAGTTTGTACCCTGCCGATAGTGTTCCAAAAATGGTAACTCGTGTAAATAATGCTTTATTACGTGCTGACCAAATTGAAAATGCAGAAGGTGAAAGTTCGGTACATTGGTTAGCTCCAATTGTTGCTGATGCTGAAGCTGGTTTTGGTGGTGTTTTGAATGCTTTTGAATTGATGAAAGGAATGATTGAAGCAGGTGCAGCAGGTGTACACTTTGAAGACCAACTTTCTTCTGCCAAAAAATGTGGACACATGGGAGGAAAAGTATTAGTTCCTACTAAAGAAGCTGTTCAAAAACTAAAAGCTGCTCGTTTGGCTGCTGACGTTTTGGACGTTCCTACTGTTTTGATTGCTCGTACAGATGCAAATGGTTCTTTCTTGATTACAAGTGATATTGATGAAGTAGATGCTCCATTTATTTCTGATGAGCCTCGTACTTCAGAAGGATTTTTTGTTTTGAAAGGTGGTATCGAAGCTGCTGTTGCTCGTGGACTTGCTTATGCACCTTATGCTGATGTTGTTTGGTGTGAAACTGGAAAACCTGACGTAGAAGAAGCTCGTTATTTTGCTGAAAAAATCCATGAACAATTCCCAGGTAAATTATTGGCTTACAACTGTTCACCTTCTTTCAACTGGACTGCTAATTTGGATAAAGACACAATTGCTAGTTTCCAAAAACAATTAGGTGAAATGGGTTATAAATATCAATTTGTAACGCTTGCTGGTTTCCATAGCTTAAACATGGGAATGTACGAACTTGCATCAAAATATAAAACTGAAGGAATGGCTGCTTATTCTCGTCTTCAAGACAAAGAATTTGATTACGAAGAAAAAGGTTATACAGGAACTAAACACCAACGTTTTGTAGGTGCTGGGTATTTTGACCAAGTAGCTCAAGCTATTGTAGGCGAAGGTTTATCTACTGCTGCCTTGAAAGGTTCGACAGAAGAAGAGCAATTTCACGAAGCTAAATAA
- a CDS encoding IS4 family transposase: MRYSLTNEINKLIDRFPILSHLSRKKFLAMYILALINSRNVQFCETANHLNPEVKNKSNETRIQDFYRKAELNFDQIALLFFCIFPSSQKLDIVIDRTEWDFGKYQCNILMVVLSNRTLTLPFYWELLDNKSGNSNTENRIDLVKKCLDIILPQRISLFVGDREFVGHNWFKYLKYNKINFCFRIPKHHNIVHYDEHMNKIVQKAEHLHQAYPNGITLSNRLVDGIVGNVYIGTGKDGELLFLFGNLAAPTLPKYYERRWTIESFFQNLKGRGFNLKITHLQNSEKLKKLIACVSLAYAFCSNTGLYEHRKVQKIKNKNHGRKSTSFARKGIDIIRDLLKQTELLDQLVEKFVRIICINARKIIAKSDFLHEKMVI; encoded by the coding sequence ATGAGATATTCTCTCACTAACGAAATTAATAAATTAATAGACCGTTTCCCAATTCTTTCGCACCTTTCTCGTAAAAAATTTCTAGCTATGTATATTTTAGCTTTAATTAATAGTAGAAATGTGCAATTTTGTGAAACAGCAAATCACCTCAATCCAGAAGTTAAAAATAAATCTAATGAAACTAGAATACAAGATTTTTACAGAAAAGCAGAGTTAAATTTTGACCAAATTGCACTTCTATTTTTTTGTATTTTTCCCTCTTCTCAAAAATTAGACATTGTTATAGATCGTACAGAATGGGATTTTGGTAAATATCAATGCAATATTCTAATGGTTGTGCTAAGTAATCGTACACTTACTTTACCTTTTTATTGGGAATTATTAGATAATAAAAGTGGCAATTCCAACACCGAAAATAGGATAGATTTAGTAAAAAAATGTTTGGACATCATTCTTCCTCAACGAATTAGTTTATTTGTTGGAGATAGGGAATTTGTAGGTCATAATTGGTTTAAGTATCTGAAATACAATAAGATAAATTTTTGTTTTCGAATTCCCAAACATCATAATATTGTTCATTATGACGAACACATGAATAAAATAGTGCAAAAAGCAGAGCATCTTCATCAAGCTTATCCTAATGGAATAACTTTGTCTAATAGATTAGTAGATGGTATTGTAGGAAATGTATATATAGGAACAGGAAAAGATGGAGAACTTTTATTTTTATTTGGCAATTTAGCAGCTCCTACTTTACCTAAATACTATGAAAGAAGGTGGACAATAGAAAGCTTTTTTCAGAACTTAAAAGGAAGAGGTTTTAATTTAAAAATTACTCATTTACAAAATAGCGAAAAGCTTAAAAAATTGATTGCTTGCGTTTCTCTAGCTTATGCTTTTTGTTCTAATACAGGGCTGTACGAACATAGAAAAGTGCAAAAAATAAAAAATAAAAATCATGGCAGAAAATCTACAAGTTTTGCACGAAAAGGAATAGACATAATACGAGATTTATTAAAACAGACAGAATTATTAGACCAACTTGTTGAAAAATTTGTCAGAATTATTTGCATAAATGCACGAAAAATAATTGCCAAATCTGATTTTTTACACGAAAAAATGGTAATTTAA
- the dndD gene encoding DNA sulfur modification protein DndD produces the protein MIKEIELNNFRIYKGKNTINLLPTDDKNIVVVSGKNGYGKTTFLVSLVWCLYGRQMEKVDALYKKEIEDKGNYTKYISGCMNRQAKDEGQTTFSVSVTFQGVRIPDLEFNEIKITRSYDINTGRGDKIEILLDGYKNEVTGELGNDNQSGEEIFIREFILPIDIAKFFLFDAEKIVALADMNSPQQRKDLSVAYSEVLGIKKYEDLRNNLNLVLDKYRRKSASPSEKKRLASVQAEIETAKIEIEDIHFKIEQLQEEKSEKKNEADAKQTKLIQEGKIMTEQQLEELRRDERLLQEKKEDLKTKLREFYDFIPFGLAGETLIELHEQLQKEELAKQTQYDQNDLIIKIQNIVDDIEKERVASQLFFPTNSRDFYEKQIKKQIKKYFASEMEEIEEGFIALHDLPTVQLNEVSNLINKLNSSVKNDLERINNEFSYTENQINSINRKIRDAEKDAENPYIKNLREEKNNLDKRINEIDNEVLILSEKKWLIESERTKLLKEQNRLREKIDEAAKLSELESEANITLKFIKDNISNYQKAKKESLEKNMLSGLNTLLHKKDFIKDVVVDISSSGQDIDIVLYDERKTKIDKSSLSMGERQMYASALLNALVDESDIEFPVFIDSPMQKFDRDHAENVIRHFYPNVSKQVVIFPLLEKELTVEEYEILKANVSKAYLIQNINNDSSKFVETTPEELINTYHKI, from the coding sequence ATAATCAAAGAAATAGAACTCAACAATTTTCGTATTTACAAAGGCAAGAATACGATTAATTTACTTCCAACAGATGACAAAAATATCGTCGTTGTGAGTGGAAAGAATGGCTATGGAAAAACTACTTTTTTGGTTTCCTTAGTTTGGTGTTTGTATGGCAGACAAATGGAAAAGGTAGATGCTTTATACAAAAAGGAAATTGAAGATAAAGGAAATTATACCAAGTATATCTCTGGTTGTATGAACAGACAGGCAAAAGACGAAGGACAAACTACTTTTTCTGTTTCTGTAACTTTTCAAGGTGTGAGAATACCTGATTTAGAGTTCAATGAAATAAAAATTACTCGTTCGTATGACATCAATACAGGTAGAGGAGATAAAATAGAAATTTTATTAGATGGCTATAAAAATGAAGTTACAGGCGAGTTAGGAAATGATAATCAATCTGGAGAAGAGATTTTTATTAGAGAATTTATTTTACCGATTGATATTGCTAAGTTTTTTCTATTTGATGCTGAAAAAATAGTTGCTTTAGCTGATATGAACTCGCCACAACAACGAAAAGATTTGAGTGTTGCCTATTCAGAAGTTTTAGGAATCAAAAAATACGAAGATTTAAGAAATAATCTAAATCTTGTTTTAGATAAGTATAGAAGGAAATCAGCTAGTCCCTCTGAAAAGAAACGATTAGCGAGTGTTCAAGCCGAAATTGAAACTGCTAAAATTGAGATTGAAGATATTCATTTTAAAATAGAACAGTTACAAGAAGAAAAATCAGAAAAGAAAAATGAAGCTGACGCAAAACAAACGAAACTTATTCAAGAAGGTAAAATAATGACCGAACAACAACTTGAAGAGTTAAGAAGAGATGAAAGGCTATTACAAGAGAAAAAAGAAGATTTAAAAACTAAACTAAGAGAGTTTTATGACTTTATTCCTTTTGGTTTGGCAGGAGAAACTTTGATAGAACTGCATGAACAATTACAGAAAGAAGAATTAGCCAAACAAACACAATACGATCAAAATGATTTGATTATAAAAATTCAAAATATTGTAGATGATATAGAAAAAGAAAGAGTGGCAAGTCAGTTATTTTTTCCTACTAATTCAAGAGATTTTTATGAAAAACAAATCAAAAAGCAAATCAAAAAGTATTTTGCTTCTGAAATGGAAGAGATAGAAGAAGGTTTTATTGCTTTACATGATTTGCCTACTGTTCAATTAAATGAAGTATCAAATCTTATCAATAAACTAAATAGTTCAGTCAAAAATGACTTAGAACGTATTAATAATGAGTTTTCATATACTGAAAATCAAATTAATTCTATTAATAGAAAAATAAGAGATGCTGAAAAAGATGCTGAAAATCCATACATTAAAAATCTGAGAGAAGAGAAAAATAATTTAGATAAACGAATTAATGAAATAGATAATGAAGTATTAATTTTATCAGAAAAGAAATGGCTAATAGAAAGTGAAAGAACTAAATTATTGAAGGAGCAAAATAGATTAAGAGAAAAAATTGATGAGGCTGCCAAGTTATCAGAACTTGAAAGCGAAGCAAATATTACTTTAAAATTTATTAAAGATAATATTTCTAATTATCAAAAAGCTAAAAAAGAATCATTAGAAAAAAACATGTTATCAGGTCTGAATACATTACTTCATAAAAAAGATTTTATCAAAGATGTAGTAGTAGATATTAGTTCCTCAGGGCAAGATATAGATATAGTTCTATATGATGAGCGAAAAACAAAAATTGATAAATCTTCGCTATCTATGGGAGAAAGACAAATGTATGCTTCTGCTTTACTGAACGCACTTGTTGATGAATCTGATATAGAATTTCCTGTATTTATCGACAGTCCAATGCAAAAATTTGATAGAGACCATGCAGAAAATGTAATACGACATTTTTATCCAAATGTTTCTAAACAAGTAGTTATATTTCCACTACTTGAAAAAGAATTAACAGTAGAAGAATATGAGATTTTAAAGGCTAATGTCAGTAAAGCCTATTTAATCCAAAACATAAATAATGATTCTTCAAAATTTGTAGAAACAACTCCAGAAGAACTTATCAACACTTATCACAAAATATAA
- a CDS encoding HNH endonuclease translates to MMQYIKKYISKIRKIKRGVTKYGKAPHKPVLLLSIIDKIESSNITENKIFITPDLIATFKDNFSFLVDTPHNSDFILPFYHLQGDNFWHLKSKSNYKIDSFIRSFELFNEKLDYGFFDSELFELLNDDNSRNILKTTLLDYHFSNKKQNYLQNKGNEGYIKNLEKVILNEEEYVISVEEETQFVRGSLFKKLIPRVYNFTCAISEMKIISSHGFSFIDACHIVPFSISQNDTVSNGIALCPNLHRAFDRGLITINEKYKVLVSPHFAEDENNNYSLKKIEGKSISLPFGNVHYPKVEYLKWHLDNVFKV, encoded by the coding sequence ATGATGCAATACATCAAGAAGTATATCAGTAAAATAAGAAAAATAAAACGTGGAGTTACAAAGTATGGAAAAGCTCCTCACAAACCTGTATTACTTTTGTCAATAATAGACAAAATAGAATCAAGCAATATTACTGAAAATAAGATATTCATAACTCCTGATTTAATTGCTACCTTCAAAGATAATTTTAGTTTTTTAGTTGATACTCCTCATAATTCAGACTTTATACTTCCTTTCTACCATCTTCAAGGAGATAATTTTTGGCATCTCAAATCAAAATCAAATTATAAAATAGATTCATTTATAAGAAGTTTTGAGTTATTCAATGAAAAACTAGATTACGGATTTTTTGATAGTGAACTCTTCGAACTTTTAAATGATGATAATTCAAGAAATATTCTAAAAACTACTTTATTAGATTATCATTTCTCAAATAAAAAACAAAATTATTTACAGAATAAAGGAAATGAAGGATATATTAAGAATTTAGAAAAAGTAATTTTGAACGAAGAAGAATATGTAATTTCAGTAGAAGAAGAAACTCAATTTGTGAGAGGAAGCTTGTTTAAAAAATTAATTCCTAGAGTTTATAATTTCACTTGTGCTATTTCAGAAATGAAAATTATATCAAGTCATGGATTTTCATTTATTGATGCTTGTCATATCGTGCCTTTCAGTATTTCTCAAAATGATACAGTTTCAAATGGAATAGCTTTATGTCCAAATTTACATAGAGCATTTGATAGAGGATTAATTACAATTAATGAAAAATACAAAGTTCTAGTATCTCCACACTTTGCAGAAGACGAAAACAATAATTACAGTTTAAAGAAAATAGAAGGAAAAAGTATAAGTCTTCCGTTTGGAAATGTTCATTATCCCAAAGTAGAATATTTAAAATGGCATTTGGATAACGTATTTAAGGTTTAA
- a CDS encoding DndE family protein, which produces MLINISTSKENKEKISKLSQKFLGAKEKNIIARIALGFSLQTGKKFSKQEFSTYSSGGQEYKDANLFSQQYKPLFIALICQYYDIRKTDENLSKYIKLHIDHGVEIIYQRFENDYCTLPFLRV; this is translated from the coding sequence ATGCTCATTAATATATCTACGTCAAAAGAAAACAAAGAAAAGATAAGTAAGCTTTCACAAAAATTTTTGGGAGCTAAAGAAAAAAATATTATCGCTCGTATCGCATTAGGATTCTCATTACAAACAGGTAAAAAATTTAGTAAACAAGAGTTTTCTACTTATTCTTCTGGTGGTCAAGAATACAAAGATGCTAATTTGTTTAGTCAGCAATACAAACCTCTTTTTATTGCCTTAATCTGTCAGTATTATGACATTAGAAAGACAGATGAAAATCTCTCAAAGTATATAAAACTTCATATTGATCATGGTGTAGAAATTATCTATCAAAGATTTGAAAATGATTACTGTACCCTACCTTTTTTACGAGTTTAA